A DNA window from Comamonas sp. 26 contains the following coding sequences:
- a CDS encoding tripartite tricarboxylate transporter substrate binding protein: MQRRPLFMAAAMAACLPFTGAYAQEFPPKKPVTMVVGFAAGGSADIAARIIAKKLTENIGQSVIVENKPGAGGNLAHAQVAHGPVDGSVLLFGSIGPLSISPHFMKVSYDPLKDLAPITMGVTFPNVLVVPASRGIKSLGEFVAAAKREPGKLDFASTGPGSAAHLAGELLNDIAKIDTVHIPYKGGAPALQDVLGGRVSSFYAAPPTALPHIESGKLIPLATTGLTRPAYLPNVPTVAETYPGFNATNWYAFVAPGKTPKPLLDRWNVELVKVLNTQEVRANLLKHGQTASPTSREELTKFISSENEKWGRIIRERKITAD; this comes from the coding sequence ATGCAAAGACGCCCCTTGTTCATGGCTGCCGCAATGGCAGCCTGCCTGCCATTCACTGGCGCATACGCCCAGGAATTCCCTCCCAAAAAGCCCGTCACGATGGTCGTCGGCTTTGCTGCAGGTGGGTCGGCAGATATCGCAGCACGCATCATTGCCAAGAAGCTGACCGAAAACATTGGTCAAAGTGTCATCGTTGAAAACAAACCCGGCGCTGGTGGCAACTTAGCGCATGCTCAGGTCGCTCATGGTCCTGTCGACGGCTCAGTATTGCTCTTCGGTTCTATTGGTCCACTGAGCATCTCGCCCCATTTCATGAAGGTGAGCTACGACCCGCTTAAAGATCTCGCGCCAATCACTATGGGCGTGACCTTCCCCAATGTTCTTGTAGTGCCTGCAAGCAGAGGGATCAAATCCTTGGGTGAGTTTGTTGCAGCTGCTAAGCGTGAGCCGGGCAAGCTGGATTTCGCATCTACCGGCCCGGGATCGGCGGCCCACCTGGCAGGTGAATTGCTCAACGACATCGCCAAGATCGACACAGTGCACATTCCCTATAAGGGCGGAGCTCCTGCGTTGCAGGATGTGTTGGGCGGACGCGTAAGTTCTTTCTATGCAGCTCCACCCACCGCTTTGCCACATATCGAGTCCGGCAAACTTATTCCGTTGGCGACCACTGGATTGACGCGTCCAGCCTACTTACCCAATGTACCAACCGTTGCAGAGACCTATCCTGGATTCAATGCGACTAACTGGTATGCATTCGTTGCGCCTGGGAAAACGCCTAAGCCTTTGCTGGATCGATGGAATGTCGAACTTGTCAAGGTATTGAATACACAGGAAGTGCGAGCGAACCTGCTGAAGCACGGCCAAACTGCATCTCCTACATCTCGCGAAGAATTGACAAAATTCATATCTTCAGAGAATGAAAAATGGGGCCGCATCATCCGCGAGCGAAAAATTACGGCAGATTGA
- a CDS encoding long-chain fatty acid--CoA ligase — protein sequence MNHQSVTDVLGLQALTTSLTIGQAQTLPELLGIRVRTTPDGEAYREFDERANHWKSLTWADTAVRVARWSRALCASSQPQGARVAILLPNGFDAISIDQACLRCGYVPVPLHAIDNAGSIAYILADSGASLLVVAETTAWDRICATGQDLPALQAIIHTQQATQESTAKGRPAETDGSEDAVRALRAKPVIALSAWLQTGEKSSANLPALPQKTDLACIVYTSGTTGKPKGVMLTHDNVVSDVHAVMQRVIAFPEDVFLSFLPLSHTFERTTGYYLAVATGSCVAYARSVALLSQDLKNIRPTVLISVPRIYERVYAKVLETLALSPNKHKLFEAAVDRGWRTFCAQQGIPFFNTQNTEQSPCRWASLIPAWLLRKLVAQPLLAQFGGRLRIAVSGGAPLSPTIARSFLGLGLPMVQGYGMTETAPVVSANGLDDNWPDTVGKVLPGIQARIGEDQELQISGPVVMQGYWNRPEDTAKAFTADGWLKTGDQAAIENGRIRIKGRIKEIIVTSTGEKVPPNDVEQAIMVDPLFEQVFVVGEDAPFIACVAVVNIVEWQMMAKSLGLNPEDDISLQHSSAKREALARIEKQTRSFARYAVPRAVHLVKDLWNIDNSLMTPTLKLKRKNLMAFYEKDIALMYGTPIDNWKSRG from the coding sequence ATGAATCATCAAAGTGTGACCGATGTACTGGGCCTGCAAGCTCTGACCACCAGTCTGACGATTGGGCAAGCTCAGACCTTGCCAGAGCTTCTGGGCATCCGGGTCCGCACTACTCCCGATGGCGAGGCCTATCGCGAATTTGATGAACGCGCCAACCACTGGAAAAGTTTGACGTGGGCTGACACGGCCGTCCGCGTTGCGCGTTGGAGCCGAGCGCTTTGCGCATCCAGCCAGCCCCAAGGCGCACGTGTTGCCATCTTGCTACCCAATGGTTTTGATGCCATTTCTATCGACCAAGCCTGCCTGCGCTGCGGCTATGTACCCGTACCGCTGCACGCCATTGATAACGCCGGAAGCATTGCCTACATTCTTGCGGACTCAGGCGCTTCATTGTTGGTAGTTGCCGAAACCACGGCTTGGGATCGTATCTGCGCCACAGGTCAGGACTTACCAGCGTTACAAGCCATCATCCACACCCAGCAAGCCACGCAAGAGAGCACAGCGAAAGGCCGCCCGGCAGAGACAGATGGTTCTGAAGACGCCGTTAGAGCCCTGCGTGCCAAACCCGTGATTGCCTTGTCTGCATGGCTACAGACAGGCGAAAAAAGTAGCGCTAATCTCCCTGCTCTGCCCCAGAAAACTGATCTGGCGTGCATCGTCTATACCTCAGGCACGACGGGTAAACCCAAGGGAGTGATGCTCACGCATGACAACGTGGTCAGCGATGTGCACGCCGTCATGCAGAGAGTGATTGCTTTTCCTGAAGATGTTTTTCTCTCCTTCCTCCCCCTGTCCCACACATTCGAAAGAACCACGGGCTACTACTTGGCCGTGGCCACGGGCTCCTGCGTGGCATACGCCCGCTCTGTGGCCTTGCTTTCTCAGGATTTGAAAAACATCAGGCCAACAGTGCTGATCTCTGTTCCACGCATCTATGAGCGTGTGTACGCGAAGGTGCTGGAAACGCTGGCATTGAGCCCCAATAAGCACAAGCTGTTTGAGGCGGCAGTTGATAGAGGCTGGCGCACCTTCTGCGCCCAGCAAGGCATTCCCTTTTTCAACACCCAAAACACGGAGCAAAGCCCCTGTCGTTGGGCCTCTTTGATACCCGCTTGGCTTTTACGCAAACTGGTGGCACAGCCCTTGCTTGCCCAATTTGGCGGGCGCTTGCGTATCGCCGTCAGCGGAGGAGCCCCGCTCTCCCCAACAATTGCGCGAAGTTTTCTAGGCCTGGGACTGCCCATGGTGCAAGGCTATGGCATGACGGAAACAGCTCCCGTCGTCAGCGCCAATGGGCTGGATGACAACTGGCCTGATACGGTAGGTAAAGTGCTGCCTGGTATTCAAGCTCGCATTGGCGAAGATCAGGAGCTGCAGATTTCAGGCCCTGTCGTTATGCAAGGCTACTGGAATCGCCCTGAAGATACTGCCAAGGCATTCACCGCCGATGGATGGCTGAAAACGGGTGATCAGGCAGCCATTGAAAACGGTCGCATTCGCATCAAAGGGCGAATCAAGGAAATTATCGTCACATCGACTGGCGAAAAGGTTCCGCCCAATGATGTGGAGCAGGCCATCATGGTCGATCCTTTGTTTGAGCAGGTCTTTGTGGTGGGCGAAGACGCTCCATTTATTGCCTGTGTAGCCGTGGTCAACATTGTGGAATGGCAAATGATGGCCAAGAGTCTAGGGCTGAATCCAGAAGATGACATCAGCCTGCAGCACTCTTCCGCCAAGCGTGAGGCATTAGCCCGGATTGAAAAGCAGACCCGCAGCTTCGCCCGATATGCCGTGCCCAGAGCCGTTCATCTGGTCAAGGATTTATGGAACATTGATAACAGCTTGATGACACCTACCCTCAAGCTCAAGCGTAAGAACCTGATGGCGTTCTATGAGAAAGACATTGCTCTGATGTACGGAACCCCAATCGATAACTGGAAAAGCAGGGGTTGA
- a CDS encoding GntR family transcriptional regulator translates to MTTKMLTPLALYEQVAEQLRQRIFQQELEPGAWIDELKIAEEYGISRTPLREALKVLAAEGLVTMKLRRGAYVTEVSRKDIADVYHLLSLLEADAASEVAGKATDEELQRLQQTHEELKRHTADAERFFALNESFHMQILDVANNRWRNQLVADLRKVMKLNRHKSLFKQGRIEDSLAEHDAIMLALLQRKPQVAMNAVKQHFSNGLEAAI, encoded by the coding sequence ATGACGACCAAAATGCTTACACCCCTCGCGCTATATGAACAGGTCGCTGAGCAGTTGCGCCAACGTATCTTTCAGCAAGAACTGGAGCCTGGTGCCTGGATTGACGAACTCAAGATTGCCGAGGAATACGGCATCAGTCGCACTCCCTTGCGTGAAGCATTGAAGGTTCTTGCCGCTGAAGGTCTGGTGACCATGAAATTGCGCCGCGGTGCCTATGTGACTGAGGTTTCGCGCAAGGACATCGCGGACGTCTACCACCTGCTGAGCCTGCTGGAGGCCGATGCAGCCTCAGAAGTCGCTGGCAAGGCCACCGATGAAGAGCTGCAGCGCCTGCAGCAGACCCACGAAGAACTCAAACGGCATACGGCTGACGCTGAGCGCTTTTTCGCGCTCAACGAAAGCTTTCACATGCAGATTCTGGATGTTGCCAACAACCGCTGGCGCAATCAGCTCGTGGCCGACCTGCGAAAGGTGATGAAACTCAACCGCCACAAATCGCTATTTAAGCAAGGCCGAATTGAGGACTCTCTGGCCGAGCACGATGCCATCATGCTGGCGCTGCTGCAACGCAAGCCACAAGTTGCCATGAACGCGGTAAAGCAGCATTTTTCCAATGGACTGGAAGCCGCGATTTAA
- a CDS encoding RNA-binding protein, translating into MSTKIYVGNLPYSVTDSSLRSNFAEFGSVTSAKVMMDRDSGRSKGFAFVEMASVDASQAAITALNGMSVDGRSIVVNLAKPREEGRGAGGNREYRASSRPNVGYGNDGYGGGNSY; encoded by the coding sequence ATGAGCACCAAAATTTACGTTGGCAACCTTCCTTACTCCGTAACCGATTCCAGCTTGAGAAGCAACTTTGCTGAATTCGGAAGCGTTACCTCGGCCAAAGTCATGATGGATCGCGATAGCGGACGCTCTAAAGGCTTTGCGTTTGTAGAAATGGCGTCTGTCGACGCTTCTCAAGCAGCTATTACTGCGCTGAATGGAATGTCCGTTGATGGACGTTCGATCGTCGTCAACCTTGCGAAACCTCGCGAAGAAGGACGCGGAGCCGGTGGCAATCGCGAATACCGTGCCAGCTCTCGTCCTAATGTTGGCTATGGCAATGATGGTTATGGCGGTGGTAACAGCTACTGA
- a CDS encoding phosphoethanolamine transferase: protein MRSPVWIKARHFLAFIWVMLFALDGAIRAYLMELYESSPEGAMVLGAIANTNWRESSEYLSMHWHSVALICCGLALVALLVWHITGRNVFRGVRKDKRLVVFTLIVVLVCVVAYLSKPWRRLHPAVFWTQWVHSANNLKASLADQHVERARLLGLAIQAKPVLTSAGPSTVVLALSESINRDNLSLYGYLRQTTPQLQEQQRNSGDQMTVFRNAWSVDSSTLPAVRNLFGFGAPSSTQSHHLIALARASGYKVWWISNHDDVGIEQQHARLADIVQMVNRSPGRSSVSLDGEMLDELKSALDAPSERKFIVVHMLGAHPHYSLRYPKGQNPFDDEVDAIEASLKSKGTSLWVRRQRQEYDAALLYHDHIVAEMLRLTKSVTPPKGKVAWMYLSDHGQEVGHVRNHAGHSSSTEAGYRIPAIIWQAPSSESPPEGVSERPFRSDWAAWTVADLLDIHWTPQPLERNVLSNPYQWEEPRLPMAVNSFTK, encoded by the coding sequence ATGCGCAGTCCTGTTTGGATAAAGGCTCGACATTTTCTGGCTTTTATCTGGGTGATGCTTTTTGCACTAGACGGCGCCATTCGTGCTTATTTGATGGAGCTGTACGAATCGTCGCCAGAGGGGGCTATGGTTTTAGGTGCTATTGCCAATACCAACTGGCGTGAAAGCTCCGAATATCTATCAATGCACTGGCATAGTGTCGCGCTTATTTGCTGCGGCCTCGCCTTAGTCGCTTTGCTTGTGTGGCATATCACAGGGCGAAATGTCTTCAGGGGCGTGCGCAAAGATAAAAGACTCGTAGTGTTTACGTTGATTGTGGTGCTTGTGTGTGTGGTAGCGTATCTAAGCAAGCCTTGGCGCAGGCTGCATCCCGCTGTATTTTGGACTCAGTGGGTTCACTCCGCTAACAATCTAAAAGCCAGCTTGGCTGATCAACATGTTGAGCGAGCAAGGTTGCTTGGTCTCGCTATTCAAGCAAAGCCAGTCTTGACGAGCGCTGGACCGTCGACCGTTGTGCTAGCTCTCAGCGAAAGCATTAATCGAGACAACCTGTCGCTATATGGATATCTAAGGCAAACGACACCTCAGCTTCAAGAGCAACAGAGGAATTCAGGGGATCAAATGACCGTGTTTCGCAATGCGTGGTCTGTTGATTCCAGTACCCTGCCAGCGGTGCGCAACTTGTTTGGCTTTGGTGCCCCGAGCTCAACGCAGTCCCATCACTTGATCGCACTGGCTCGAGCTTCAGGCTACAAAGTTTGGTGGATCAGCAATCACGATGATGTCGGTATCGAGCAGCAGCATGCCCGGCTGGCTGATATCGTGCAGATGGTGAATCGCTCGCCGGGGCGTTCCTCTGTATCTCTGGACGGGGAAATGCTCGATGAGCTGAAGTCAGCTCTTGATGCACCTTCCGAGCGCAAATTTATTGTGGTTCACATGCTGGGCGCTCATCCGCATTACAGCCTGCGTTACCCCAAAGGTCAGAATCCATTTGATGATGAAGTAGATGCCATTGAGGCGTCGCTGAAAAGCAAAGGCACATCCTTGTGGGTGCGCCGACAACGCCAAGAGTATGATGCAGCGCTGCTGTATCACGATCATATCGTAGCGGAAATGCTTCGCCTCACCAAATCCGTGACCCCGCCTAAAGGTAAGGTCGCATGGATGTATTTGTCAGATCATGGTCAGGAAGTTGGGCATGTCCGTAACCATGCAGGACACAGCTCAAGCACTGAAGCCGGCTACCGTATTCCCGCCATTATTTGGCAAGCGCCGTCGTCGGAAAGCCCGCCAGAGGGCGTTTCAGAGAGGCCATTTCGTTCGGATTGGGCCGCATGGACTGTAGCTGATCTGCTTGATATCCACTGGACCCCCCAACCGCTGGAGCGCAATGTTTTGAGCAATCCCTATCAATGGGAAGAGCCGCGCTTGCCAATGGCTGTGAACTCTTTCACAAAGTGA
- the chrA gene encoding chromate efflux transporter — MDTALPRSTDQVAPTSLSLSEALRFWLKLGFISFGGPAGQIALMHEELVDRRRWISEKRFLHALNYCMLLPGPEAQQLATYLGWLLHRTWGGILAGVLFVLPSLFLIIALAWLYMAHGDMPVIAGFFYGIKPAVTALVAQAAYRVGSRSLKNRWHWGIAATAFIAIFTLNVPFPLIVLVAAVIGYIGGKVQPQAFGGSIHGKGNEPQKVGAALIDDDTPTPPHAKFSWRGFWSVALVCLTLWGSVMGALAALFGLDSPLVQMGWFFTKAALMTFGGAYAVLPYVYQGAVDNFHWLTATQMIDGLALGETTPGPLIMVVSFVAFVGGWTKAIFGAESLLLSGTVAAVLVTFFTFLPSFFFILLGGPFIESTHGNLKFTAPLLAITAAVVGVIVNLAVFFAYHVIWPQGFAGHIEWPSIAIGLAAAIALLRYKVNVVYVIVAAGLAGLLVRFLL; from the coding sequence ATGGACACCGCTTTGCCTAGGTCGACTGACCAGGTTGCGCCTACATCTCTTTCGCTTTCAGAAGCTCTACGCTTTTGGTTGAAGCTTGGGTTTATCAGTTTTGGCGGTCCTGCAGGTCAAATTGCCCTCATGCACGAGGAGCTTGTAGACCGCCGCCGGTGGATTTCTGAGAAGCGTTTCCTCCATGCCCTGAACTACTGCATGTTGTTGCCTGGGCCGGAAGCCCAGCAACTTGCAACCTACCTGGGGTGGCTGCTTCATCGGACATGGGGCGGTATCTTGGCTGGCGTTCTTTTTGTTCTGCCATCGCTATTCCTCATCATTGCTCTAGCTTGGCTGTATATGGCCCACGGTGACATGCCAGTCATTGCTGGCTTCTTCTATGGCATAAAACCGGCTGTAACGGCCCTCGTGGCACAGGCCGCTTATCGCGTAGGTTCAAGGTCACTCAAAAATAGATGGCACTGGGGTATTGCTGCCACAGCCTTTATTGCTATTTTTACGCTCAATGTTCCATTTCCGCTCATCGTTCTGGTGGCTGCTGTTATCGGCTACATCGGTGGCAAGGTGCAGCCACAGGCCTTCGGTGGCTCCATCCATGGAAAAGGCAATGAACCTCAGAAAGTGGGGGCAGCACTCATAGACGACGACACTCCGACTCCGCCTCATGCAAAGTTTTCTTGGCGAGGATTTTGGTCGGTTGCACTGGTCTGCTTGACTCTGTGGGGCAGCGTCATGGGCGCTCTTGCCGCGCTGTTCGGACTGGATTCGCCGTTGGTACAGATGGGATGGTTCTTTACCAAGGCAGCATTGATGACCTTTGGTGGCGCATACGCGGTGCTACCTTATGTCTATCAAGGGGCAGTGGATAATTTTCATTGGCTAACTGCGACACAAATGATTGATGGATTGGCTTTAGGTGAGACAACACCTGGCCCTCTCATCATGGTGGTGTCCTTCGTGGCATTCGTGGGTGGGTGGACAAAGGCAATCTTCGGAGCAGAGTCTCTATTGCTCTCCGGAACCGTGGCGGCGGTGCTCGTGACCTTCTTCACCTTTTTGCCATCCTTCTTTTTCATCTTGCTTGGTGGCCCCTTCATTGAGTCCACTCACGGCAACCTGAAGTTCACCGCACCATTGCTCGCCATCACTGCTGCGGTGGTAGGCGTCATAGTGAACCTTGCTGTCTTCTTTGCCTACCACGTCATATGGCCCCAAGGCTTTGCGGGGCACATAGAGTGGCCTTCGATTGCAATAGGGCTGGCGGCAGCCATTGCGTTGCTTCGCTACAAGGTCAATGTCGTGTACGTCATCGTTGCAGCTGGCTTGGCAGGATTACTCGTGCGATTCCTGCTCTAA
- a CDS encoding LysR family transcriptional regulator, translated as MKRIKFDLAELQAFVATAEKASFRMAAESLCLSAPALSRRVERLEEALGAKLLERTTRHVQLTAIGQEFLTEARAALAGLEIAVQRVTDQALPHRGSVTVACIPSVANHLLPLALRSFAIEFPEVQVHVIDENASHVLEAVVRGQADFGVSFTGSQEPGLQFEVLTRERYVLAMLRSHSWAGRSEVAWTELAGERLVSVSHQSSNRLLLDQVMAGLSDQPMAWYECNHVTGALALVEAGLGMAAIPQLALPESHPKVCGIPLAEPQLWRTLGLIQKRGRMLSPSAASLKKQLLAVHGIS; from the coding sequence ATGAAACGCATTAAATTCGACTTGGCTGAGCTGCAAGCGTTTGTGGCCACAGCAGAGAAAGCAAGCTTTCGCATGGCGGCAGAAAGCCTTTGCTTGTCTGCACCTGCATTGAGTCGCAGGGTCGAGCGTCTGGAAGAGGCTCTAGGAGCAAAACTGCTTGAACGAACAACTAGGCATGTTCAACTTACAGCTATTGGCCAAGAATTTCTCACTGAAGCGCGCGCAGCGCTGGCGGGCCTTGAAATTGCGGTTCAGCGCGTTACCGATCAAGCTTTACCTCACCGGGGTTCAGTGACCGTAGCCTGCATTCCATCTGTTGCAAACCATCTCCTACCCCTTGCATTGCGTTCTTTTGCTATTGAGTTCCCAGAAGTACAAGTGCATGTCATTGATGAAAATGCCAGCCATGTATTGGAAGCCGTAGTGCGAGGACAGGCCGATTTCGGAGTGAGCTTTACAGGAAGCCAGGAGCCTGGACTGCAGTTTGAGGTGTTGACACGCGAGAGATATGTTTTAGCGATGCTGCGCAGTCACTCATGGGCAGGTCGATCAGAGGTGGCTTGGACAGAGCTAGCCGGGGAGCGTCTCGTTTCCGTATCACATCAAAGCAGCAATCGATTGCTTTTGGACCAAGTGATGGCAGGATTGTCCGATCAGCCAATGGCGTGGTACGAATGTAATCATGTCACTGGTGCACTCGCTCTTGTAGAGGCTGGATTAGGAATGGCAGCCATTCCCCAGCTTGCTCTACCTGAGAGCCACCCAAAAGTCTGCGGAATACCCTTGGCTGAACCTCAGCTATGGCGGACTTTGGGTCTAATACAGAAACGGGGTCGCATGCTTAGCCCCTCCGCTGCATCTCTGAAAAAGCAATTACTCGCAGTGCATGGAATCAGTTGA
- a CDS encoding MHYT domain-containing protein, producing MQAQFFWTPSPEAQLQQGEHDPFLVLLSLAVCCIASGQALRLAAFARQAVTPQLRCWSIVGGSLALGTGIWAMHFIGMLAYSLHGVVHYELLLTILSILPGIAASAVAITLLSRNELSFKQLVLGGLIVGVGIATMHYSGMAAMRMQSPYQYSPFWFAVSLIVGVALATLALWVHFGLMRFRVKHATLRKALAALIMGGAIAGMHYIAMLALRVTADHGNHSMPPTNDKLILSLTIALITLAIGGLIAQANALIHYRTHWQKVDMNEARLSALVNMAADGIICIDNNGRVTDYNPAAEAIFGWAAEEVLGQNVKMLMPQALSSQHDHYLDRHEAGQRNAAAPLKNKISEVLGQNKQGTLVPLRLALSQAEARGQRIYVGLLTDLSDRKRTERQLHIAATVFDHSYEGMVVLDANRKMVDINPAFERISGLSRKIAKNKEFVSLFIQDEEGTQWREIWTAIGRNGHWQGSCTMRHDGHNHQISLTSVRDEQQRLHHYIAVCYQQVDIPLGAAN from the coding sequence ATGCAGGCGCAATTTTTTTGGACTCCATCTCCTGAAGCACAATTGCAACAAGGCGAACACGATCCCTTTCTCGTTTTGCTGTCGCTGGCTGTTTGCTGTATTGCTTCGGGTCAGGCGTTACGCCTTGCGGCATTTGCACGTCAGGCCGTTACACCGCAGCTACGCTGCTGGTCCATTGTGGGAGGCTCGCTGGCGCTGGGCACCGGAATCTGGGCCATGCATTTCATTGGAATGCTGGCCTATTCTTTACATGGTGTTGTTCATTACGAACTTTTATTGACGATTCTGTCCATTCTGCCCGGCATCGCGGCCTCAGCGGTTGCCATTACCTTGCTGTCACGTAATGAACTCAGCTTCAAACAGCTGGTGCTTGGAGGATTAATTGTAGGCGTTGGCATTGCCACCATGCATTACAGCGGCATGGCAGCCATGCGCATGCAGTCGCCTTATCAATACTCCCCCTTCTGGTTTGCTGTTTCACTGATAGTGGGAGTAGCACTGGCAACGTTGGCACTCTGGGTGCATTTTGGCCTGATGCGTTTTAGAGTCAAGCATGCCACGCTGCGCAAAGCGCTGGCAGCTCTCATCATGGGCGGTGCCATTGCAGGCATGCATTACATCGCCATGCTGGCGCTGCGGGTGACTGCCGATCACGGCAACCACAGCATGCCCCCAACCAATGACAAGCTGATTCTTTCGCTGACCATTGCCTTGATTACCCTTGCAATTGGCGGCCTGATTGCACAGGCAAACGCTTTGATTCATTACCGCACGCACTGGCAAAAAGTGGATATGAATGAGGCCCGTCTGAGCGCCTTGGTCAATATGGCAGCTGACGGAATTATCTGCATCGATAACAATGGTCGCGTTACCGATTACAACCCGGCTGCTGAAGCCATTTTTGGCTGGGCCGCAGAGGAAGTGCTGGGCCAGAATGTAAAAATGCTCATGCCTCAAGCGTTGTCCAGCCAACATGATCATTATCTTGATCGCCATGAAGCAGGTCAGCGTAATGCCGCTGCGCCTCTGAAAAACAAAATTTCTGAAGTACTTGGTCAGAACAAGCAAGGTACCTTGGTGCCACTGCGCTTGGCATTAAGTCAGGCCGAAGCACGTGGCCAGCGTATTTATGTTGGTCTGCTGACCGATTTATCTGATCGCAAAAGAACAGAGCGCCAGTTGCATATTGCGGCCACTGTTTTTGACCATTCCTATGAAGGCATGGTGGTACTGGATGCCAACCGCAAAATGGTTGATATCAACCCAGCCTTTGAACGCATCAGTGGACTGAGTCGCAAAATTGCCAAGAACAAGGAATTCGTCAGCCTGTTTATTCAAGATGAAGAAGGTACGCAGTGGCGTGAAATCTGGACTGCAATTGGCCGTAACGGACACTGGCAAGGCTCTTGCACCATGCGCCATGATGGCCATAACCACCAGATTTCCTTAACCTCAGTACGTGACGAGCAGCAACGTCTACATCACTACATTGCCGTGTGTTATCAGCAGGTCGATATTCCGCTAGGCGCTGCTAATTAA
- a CDS encoding phage portal protein, translating into MQLNFFDRAIAYIDPARGAARAKQRVQIAAADQLMQHTGLNAMGPAENSESVNRSSRWWNPFPRDARADSMARLPLQRGASRELTRTSPIATGAINTNLDRVVGTGLALVAAPAMKLLGWSDERAQAWKTKVQQEFSLWADSTDCDLESTLTFYQLQQLVLRSTLESGDCFSNLPDAARTRMQPYALRIQVLEADRVGNPLGKMDTATIAGGVKLEATGAPVSYFIYDQHPGSAQAVGARAYRGEWVERIGNRSGRRRVLHHFRKQRPGAVRGVPYLAPVIDCIKQISRYTEAEIMAAVITSYLTVFIETPEGTPSGVFQGESKQEEESGEIGLGMGSVVGLAPGEKANLVNPGRPNPNFEPFILAVIKQIGMGLGLPYELLLKQFNASYSASKAALLDAWAYFRGVRNWLALSFCQPIYETWMTEAVATGRIEAPGYFSDPLMRWAYIGAGISFLALCVLRSAMVIAIVCGSVPSDGLQPIERKLKPTPLPATILQIDLKPSTDTLSKASKWSQDSEAILRGETTR; encoded by the coding sequence ATGCAGCTCAATTTTTTTGACAGGGCGATCGCGTACATCGATCCGGCCCGGGGGGCAGCTCGCGCCAAGCAACGTGTGCAGATAGCGGCTGCCGACCAGCTGATGCAGCACACGGGCCTTAATGCCATGGGGCCAGCCGAAAATTCCGAGTCCGTTAACCGCTCCAGCCGCTGGTGGAACCCTTTTCCGCGTGATGCGCGTGCCGACAGCATGGCCCGGCTGCCGCTGCAGCGTGGCGCTTCCCGCGAGCTGACGCGAACCTCGCCCATTGCCACAGGTGCCATCAACACCAATCTGGACCGCGTGGTGGGCACCGGGCTGGCCCTGGTCGCTGCGCCGGCCATGAAGTTGCTGGGCTGGAGCGATGAGCGCGCCCAGGCCTGGAAGACCAAGGTGCAGCAGGAGTTCAGCCTGTGGGCGGACAGCACCGACTGCGATCTGGAAAGCACGCTGACTTTTTATCAGCTGCAGCAACTGGTGCTGCGCAGCACCCTGGAGTCAGGCGACTGCTTCAGCAATCTGCCCGACGCCGCGCGCACCCGCATGCAGCCTTATGCCTTGCGCATTCAGGTGCTGGAGGCTGATCGCGTCGGCAACCCGCTGGGAAAGATGGATACGGCAACCATTGCTGGTGGCGTGAAGCTTGAAGCCACAGGTGCACCGGTCTCTTACTTTATCTATGACCAGCACCCCGGATCGGCCCAGGCCGTGGGTGCCAGAGCATACCGTGGAGAGTGGGTGGAGCGTATCGGCAACCGTTCCGGCCGCCGCCGCGTGCTGCATCACTTTCGCAAGCAGCGCCCGGGTGCCGTGCGTGGCGTTCCGTATCTGGCCCCGGTGATCGACTGCATCAAGCAGATCTCCCGCTACACCGAGGCCGAGATCATGGCTGCGGTGATCACTTCTTACCTGACGGTTTTCATCGAGACGCCTGAGGGTACGCCATCCGGGGTGTTTCAGGGCGAGAGCAAGCAGGAAGAAGAGTCTGGCGAAATTGGCCTCGGCATGGGCTCGGTGGTAGGGCTTGCTCCGGGCGAAAAGGCCAATCTGGTCAACCCAGGCCGCCCGAATCCCAATTTCGAGCCCTTCATTCTGGCCGTCATCAAACAGATCGGCATGGGGCTGGGCCTGCCTTACGAGCTGCTGCTCAAGCAGTTCAACGCCAGCTATTCAGCCAGTAAGGCCGCGCTGCTGGATGCCTGGGCCTATTTCCGGGGTGTACGCAACTGGCTGGCCCTGTCGTTTTGCCAACCCATCTACGAAACATGGATGACCGAAGCGGTCGCTACCGGCCGCATAGAGGCTCCTGGCTATTTCTCCGATCCGCTGATGCGCTGGGCCTATATTGGTGCAGGGATTTCCTTCCTCGCACTGTGCGTGCTGCGCTCGGCCATGGTGATTGCAATCGTGTGCGGGTCAGTGCCGAGCGACGGGCTGCAACCTATAGAACGCAAGCTAAAGCCAACGCCGCTGCCGGCAACGATCTTGCAGATCGACTTGAAACCTTCGACCGACACATTGTCGAAGGCGTCGAAGTGGTCGCAAGACTCCGAGGCGATCTTGCGAGGCGAGACGACGAGGTAG